CACCGGGGTGCTGGCGCGCCCCGGCGCCGCCGAACTCTTTGCCGAGGCCATCGAACGCGGACTGAAATGCCCCGGCGCCATCGCCGGCGACCACCAGGCCCTCCTCCCCCTCCCCTTGGGTGAAGCCCGCGCAGTCCTCGGCATTCCCGAGCCCGGGCCCGGGCCCCACATGTTCCTTCTCTAGAGTCCGGCGACTGCCGCACCACTCCGGGGTCGAAGGCGGGATGCCCCGCACGAACGGCATCTCGTCTCCGCCCGCAGGGCGTGGCCGATTCGATAACCTCGGGGACGCTCGCCTCGCCGCGCAGTCCTGCAAGGACGATCCGAATCTTCTCTTCCGCCGAAAAACGACGTCGTGTCTTGCGCTAAATGTCGCGGACGACCTTCTCTGCACTCTCTCCCTTACCCATTGGATTCTCCTTCCCTTTGAGCCGGGAGTGTCTCTTATTTCATCGACCTATTTGGTCCAACCGTTTCTGAACCCGAACAGCCCATCGTCGCCGCCTCCCTGGCCGCCCCCCTCCTGGGCCGCGGCTAGGTCTCGGTCGTCACCCTGCCGATTTCACATTACCCATGACAAAGCCGGGACGAGCCGCCGTCGAAAGAAGTTCGGCGCGAGAGCCAATGAGTGTGTGGCGCGCCGATGAGAGGTCTCGTTCAGAGCGAAGGAGTTCGTCGATGGTACGCAGGCCGTTGTCGTAGGATTCACGCGTGGCATTGTAGGCTTCCTCCAAAGCTTCAAGCAGAGCGACACCGTATTCGTATCGGCGGCAGCAGGCCTGATAGTCGTTGTATGTGCTCCAGACTTCATTTGTAGTTTCAAATTCGATTGAACGAAAAATCTCCTTCTGCCTTTCCGTTTCGGTCCGTGCTTTTCGGACACGATTGAGGCGGGAAAAGCCTTCAAAGAAAGGCCACGTGATGACGACCTGCGCACCGTACAAGCCTTCGATCCCGATCACCGGGAAACAATCAGCTTTGGCTTCGCTGAGGGCGGCTTCACTCGCCCGGAGACGGGCCAGCTCCAGATTCAGGGCTGCGGCATATTCAAGGGCTCTAATTGCGTCAAACTCATAGAAGCCTAATTTGACGCGGTAGATGACTCTTTGAATCTCCCGGTTAGAGCTGAAGTTGGCCGCCGCAAACTGTCGCCTGGCCACTTCGGAATGAGCACTGCGCCGTTCGAAGTCGAGAAAAATATAGGTAATCTCGAGTTCGGGAATGATGTCCGCGCCGCGGTATACGGCCGTGCCGGCGGGGAAGAACATGGCTCGTTTTGAGAGGCCACCCTGGCTCCGACCTCAACACTAGGGTAGAAGGCACTCATACTTTCACCCACCGCGGCCGCGGCGATGCGCGCCTGACTCCAGCGGACTCGGGCGTACGGATTTCCCTCAAGCGCAAAGCCGATCAGATCGGATAGCTGAAGCGGCTGAATCGGGCTTGAGGGCGGAATGCTCGCACTCAGTTGTGTCAGGATTCGTTCGGCCGTTTTCGATGAGGGGGAGTTCCGTTTGCGCGGTCTGCTCGTGGTCGACCGGGCGCAGAGACAGCAGGTCGTCAAGCGATCGATCATTTGGCTTGGTATCCGGTGGAATCCAGGTCGCTCGGGAAGAAGGTGAGGCCGAAGCCTTGGGATTCCACTCGGAGCTTTGTTTAAAAGCGGCACAGGGGCTGAGAAATGAGGCCAATAGGAGCATGAGGAATGCGTACTTTGAGCGATAGAAGCATCTCGCGAAAAGTTGCATCTGCTCTATCATCCTGTGACTCTAGCGGAGTGGCAACTCCAGATGAGAGGGCTTTCACAGGTATGGCTCGATTTAGAAGCACGGACCCATTGAGCTGGCTGACTCTCGGCTTCTTGGCCGTAGGGCCGGTTGGCTGCGATCCTGTTCTGGATGTCGACGGAGCATTTTTTCCCTCCTGGATGCTCTGTATGATTCTCGGGGTCGGGCTTACTTTTGCGTTCTATCCACTCTTTGTTCGAATGGGCATCGAATCCCATATCG
The Candidatus Binatia bacterium DNA segment above includes these coding regions:
- a CDS encoding TolC family protein; the protein is MFFPAGTAVYRGADIIPELEITYIFLDFERRSAHSEVARRQFAAANFSSNREIQRVIYRVKLGFYEFDAIRALEYAAALNLELARLRASEAALSEAKADCFPVIGIEGLYGAQVVITWPFFEGFSRLNRVRKARTETERQKEIFRSIEFETTNEVWSTYNDYQACCRRYEYGVALLEALEEAYNATRESYDNGLRTIDELLRSERDLSSARHTLIGSRAELLSTAARPGFVMGNVKSAG